In Streptomyces sp. DG2A-72, one genomic interval encodes:
- the rsfS gene encoding ribosome silencing factor — protein sequence MTATDRSTELINTAAQAAADKLAHDIIAYDVSDVLSITDAFLLASAPNDRQVKSIVDEIEERLQKELGVKPVRREGDREARWVLLDYVDIVVHVQHSEERVFYALERLWKDCPELELPADAKATRGKAAEHAKLQAEEDAAEFGGLR from the coding sequence GTGACCGCGACTGACCGCTCCACCGAGCTCATCAACACCGCCGCGCAGGCGGCCGCAGACAAGCTCGCCCACGACATCATCGCCTACGACGTCAGCGATGTGCTGTCGATCACGGACGCCTTCCTGCTGGCCTCCGCGCCCAACGACCGTCAGGTCAAGTCGATCGTCGACGAGATCGAGGAGCGCCTGCAGAAGGAACTCGGCGTCAAGCCGGTGCGCCGGGAGGGCGACCGCGAGGCTCGCTGGGTGCTGCTCGACTATGTCGACATCGTCGTCCACGTCCAGCACAGCGAGGAGCGGGTCTTCTACGCTCTGGAGCGGCTCTGGAAGGACTGCCCCGAGCTCGAGCTGCCCGCCGACGCCAAGGCCACCCGGGGCAAGGCCGCCGAGCACGCCAAGCTGCAGGCCGAGGAGGACGCCGCCGAGTTCGGAGGGCTGCGGTGA
- a CDS encoding LCP family protein: MNDRYDAGYPGDHGDQYELVGYDEYGRPMYRQVPAQQLPQQQSYDPYAQQQHGGQQGYGYDPYSTGQQPPVPPYEPYDTGAQQPVPPYDTGSQQPVSSFDPYDTGQQAPTASSFDAFGNRGRGGAGTATPYDPYGQAATSGRQPRVEQRTAEQTAYIPQQAGPAEHEAAPAQPERDYHTEQFAFVEDPDVDSEDVIDWLAFTENRTERREEARRRARSRVVALVVVLALVAVGGVGYLWYAGKLPGLSSSDDSKSGEATAVGAQKRDVIVVHLHDTKQGGTATALLVDNTTTKQGTTVLLPNSLAMTGDDGTTTTLAKSVEDDGSSGTREALDTVLGTQIQGTWRLDTPYLQNLVDLVGNIDVTTNTDVPDPDAKKKGAAPLVSKGEDQTLSGKMAVAYATYRASGEAQNAQLERFGQVMQAVLRKLSSDATAATTTVQTLAQILDPSLTDKDLGAFLAKLADLAKGGDYKTALLPVQTDGTLSAQASDSVVKDVLGGTAKSPDKDAAVRVSVQNASGVKDNTEKARVVLLNGGFTFLEGGTPSGAQAASKVTYTDAADKENATEVAKTLGLPTSAVTKGKGSSNADVSVVLGQDYEPSSS; encoded by the coding sequence GTGAACGACCGATACGACGCGGGGTATCCCGGCGACCACGGCGATCAGTACGAACTCGTCGGCTACGACGAGTACGGCCGGCCGATGTACCGGCAGGTCCCGGCCCAGCAGCTCCCGCAGCAGCAGTCGTACGACCCGTACGCACAGCAACAGCACGGCGGCCAGCAGGGCTACGGCTACGACCCGTACAGCACGGGCCAACAGCCGCCGGTGCCCCCCTACGAGCCGTACGACACGGGCGCGCAGCAACCGGTTCCTCCCTATGACACCGGTTCCCAGCAACCGGTTTCGTCGTTCGACCCCTACGACACCGGTCAGCAGGCGCCCACCGCCTCTTCCTTCGACGCCTTCGGCAACCGCGGCCGAGGGGGCGCCGGAACCGCCACGCCGTACGACCCCTACGGCCAGGCCGCGACCAGCGGCCGGCAGCCGCGCGTCGAGCAGCGCACCGCCGAGCAGACCGCCTACATCCCGCAGCAGGCCGGTCCGGCCGAGCACGAGGCCGCCCCCGCGCAGCCCGAACGGGACTACCACACCGAGCAGTTCGCCTTCGTCGAGGATCCCGACGTCGACTCCGAGGACGTCATCGACTGGCTGGCGTTCACGGAGAACCGCACCGAGCGCCGTGAGGAGGCCCGGCGCCGCGCCCGAAGCCGGGTCGTCGCCCTCGTCGTCGTACTCGCCCTGGTCGCGGTCGGCGGGGTCGGCTACCTCTGGTACGCGGGCAAGCTGCCCGGCCTGTCCTCCTCCGACGACTCGAAGTCGGGCGAGGCGACGGCCGTGGGTGCCCAGAAGCGGGACGTGATCGTCGTCCATCTGCACGACACCAAGCAGGGCGGCACCGCCACGGCGCTGCTCGTCGACAACACCACCACCAAGCAGGGCACCACGGTGCTGTTGCCCAACTCCCTCGCCATGACCGGCGACGACGGCACCACGACCACCCTCGCCAAGTCCGTCGAGGACGACGGCTCCTCCGGAACGCGCGAGGCCCTCGACACCGTCCTCGGCACCCAGATCCAGGGCACCTGGCGGCTGGACACCCCGTATCTGCAGAACCTGGTGGACCTGGTCGGCAACATCGATGTCACCACCAACACCGACGTGCCCGACCCCGACGCCAAGAAGAAGGGCGCCGCGCCCCTGGTGAGCAAGGGCGAGGACCAGACCCTCAGCGGCAAGATGGCCGTCGCCTACGCCACCTACCGCGCCTCCGGCGAGGCCCAGAACGCCCAGCTGGAGCGGTTCGGGCAGGTCATGCAGGCCGTGCTGCGCAAGCTGTCCTCCGACGCCACCGCGGCCACGACCACCGTGCAGACGCTGGCGCAGATCCTCGACCCGTCGCTGACCGACAAGGACCTCGGCGCCTTCCTCGCCAAGCTCGCCGACCTCGCCAAGGGCGGCGACTACAAGACGGCGCTGCTGCCCGTCCAGACCGACGGCACGCTCAGCGCGCAGGCGAGCGACAGCGTGGTCAAGGACGTCCTCGGCGGCACCGCGAAGAGCCCCGACAAGGACGCGGCCGTCCGCGTCTCCGTCCAGAACGCCAGCGGCGTCAAGGACAACACCGAGAAGGCCCGCGTGGTGCTCCTCAACGGCGGCTTCACCTTCCTGGAGGGCGGTACGCCGTCCGGCGCCCAGGCAGCGTCCAAGGTCACCTACACCGATGCAGCCGACAAGGAGAACGCCACCGAGGTCGCCAAGACCCTGGGCCTGCCCACCAGCGCCGTCACCAAGGGCAAGGGGTCCTCGAACGCGGACGTGTCGGTGGTGCTGGGCCAGGACTACGAGCCGTCCTCGTCGTGA
- the nadD gene encoding nicotinate-nucleotide adenylyltransferase gives MGEQDMPTGPTNAGKRRLGVMGGTFDPIHHGHLVAASEVAAQFHLDEVVFVPTGQPWQKSHRKVSPAEDRYLMTVIATAENPQFSVSRIDIDRGGPTYTVDTLRDLRELNPDTDLFFITGADALAQLLTWRDTEELFSLAHFIGVTRPGHHLTDAGLPEGGVSLVEVPALAISSTDCRARVAKGDPIWYMVPDGVVRYIDKRELYRGD, from the coding sequence ATGGGAGAGCAGGACATGCCTACCGGCCCGACGAATGCGGGCAAGCGCCGCCTGGGCGTCATGGGCGGGACGTTTGACCCGATCCACCACGGTCACCTCGTGGCGGCCAGCGAGGTCGCCGCGCAGTTCCACCTGGACGAAGTGGTGTTCGTCCCGACCGGCCAGCCATGGCAGAAGAGCCACCGCAAGGTCTCCCCGGCCGAGGACCGCTATCTGATGACGGTCATCGCGACCGCCGAGAACCCGCAGTTCTCGGTGAGCCGTATCGACATCGACCGCGGCGGGCCGACGTACACCGTCGACACCCTGCGCGATCTGCGCGAGCTCAACCCCGACACGGACCTGTTCTTCATCACGGGCGCCGACGCCCTCGCCCAGCTCCTCACCTGGCGGGACACCGAGGAGCTGTTCTCCCTCGCGCACTTCATCGGGGTCACCCGACCCGGCCACCATCTGACGGACGCCGGCCTTCCGGAGGGCGGTGTCTCGCTCGTCGAGGTTCCCGCTCTGGCCATCTCGTCCACCGATTGCCGTGCGAGAGTCGCCAAGGGAGACCCCATCTGGTACATGGTGCCGGACGGAGTCGTGCGCTACATCGACAAGCGCGAGCTGTACCGCGGCGACTGA
- a CDS encoding M48 family metallopeptidase, whose protein sequence is MSDGHEHNGHENVPSRQRRRFPGISSRAYEHPADRSALVALRKLSGFDTVFKALSGLLPERSLRLLFLSDSVRVSDQQFAHLNDMLRDACYILDLEKVPPMYVNQDPQPNAMCIGLDEPIIVVTTGLVELLDEEEMRAVVGHEVGHALSGHAVYRTILLFLTNLALRVAWIPLGNLAIMAIVTALREWFRKSELSADRAGLLVGQDLQASMRGLMKLAGGNHLHEMNVDAFLKQAEEYEAGGDLRDSVLKILNVLPRSHPFTTLRAAELKKWSESRDYQRIMDGHYPRRSEDKDTSVSDSFRDSASHYATHVKTSKDPLMKLVSDLAGGAGDLGGRVRRGFSGFAGPAGGSAESTPKDQPPRDDSTGPDGDDSTGRDGDNR, encoded by the coding sequence ATGTCCGACGGCCACGAGCACAACGGGCACGAGAACGTGCCGAGCAGGCAGCGCAGGCGCTTCCCTGGAATCTCCTCGCGTGCGTATGAGCATCCGGCCGACCGCTCCGCCCTGGTGGCGCTGCGCAAGCTGAGCGGCTTCGACACGGTCTTCAAGGCGCTCAGCGGACTGCTGCCCGAGCGCAGCCTCAGGCTGCTGTTCCTGTCCGACTCGGTGCGCGTCTCGGACCAGCAGTTCGCACACCTCAACGACATGCTGCGGGACGCCTGTTACATCCTGGACCTGGAGAAGGTCCCGCCGATGTACGTCAACCAGGACCCGCAGCCGAACGCGATGTGCATCGGCCTGGACGAGCCGATCATCGTCGTCACCACCGGCCTGGTCGAACTGCTCGACGAGGAGGAGATGCGGGCGGTCGTCGGGCACGAGGTGGGTCACGCCCTGTCCGGCCACGCCGTGTACCGGACCATCCTGCTGTTCCTGACCAACCTCGCGCTCAGGGTCGCCTGGATCCCGCTGGGCAACCTGGCGATCATGGCGATCGTGACCGCGCTGCGCGAGTGGTTCCGCAAGTCGGAGCTGTCCGCGGACCGCGCGGGCCTCCTGGTCGGGCAGGACCTCCAGGCCTCGATGCGCGGCCTGATGAAGCTGGCCGGCGGCAACCATCTGCACGAGATGAACGTGGACGCGTTCCTGAAGCAGGCCGAGGAGTACGAGGCGGGCGGCGACCTGCGCGACTCCGTGCTGAAGATCTTGAACGTGCTGCCGCGCTCCCACCCCTTCACCACCCTCCGGGCGGCCGAGCTGAAGAAGTGGTCCGAGTCCCGCGACTACCAGCGGATCATGGACGGCCACTACCCGCGGCGCAGCGAGGACAAGGACACCTCGGTCTCGGACTCGTTCCGGGACTCGGCGTCGCACTACGCCACGCATGTGAAGACCTCCAAGGACCCGCTGATGAAGCTGGTCAGCGATCTCGCCGGCGGGGCGGGCGACCTGGGCGGCAGGGTGCGCCGCGGCTTCAGCGGCTTCGCCGGCCCGGCGGGCGGCTCGGCCGAGTCCACACCGAAGGACCAGCCGCCGCGCGACGACAGCACGGGCCCGGACGGCGACGACAGCACGGGCCGGGACGGCGACAACCGCTGA